Proteins found in one Nostoc sp. NIES-3756 genomic segment:
- a CDS encoding PIG-L deacetylase family protein: protein MKQKLSIKIYLQHLQKLIPLIWLEKAQYIHSWMLYKWLLFGSSKQLSCSEKSIMVFSPHQDDETFGCGGMIAYKRELNIPVAVVFITDGKGSSVDEDGQNQIIQTRQQEAIAALKILGVEVSNIHFLAKPDGKLPELHDEEHQQTIHEITELVNHYQPGEIYVPHQKDCHRDHEATYTLVRTAIQQAYINVEIFQYPVWLFWRAPIFILLKLKDIASAYKFSITSVQDKKKRAIASYASQINSLPRGFISQFLDSHEIYFKS from the coding sequence ATGAAGCAGAAATTGTCTATCAAAATTTATTTACAACATCTACAAAAATTAATTCCTCTCATCTGGCTTGAGAAGGCACAATATATTCATTCTTGGATGCTATACAAATGGCTGTTATTCGGCAGTAGCAAGCAATTATCATGTAGCGAAAAATCAATCATGGTATTTTCTCCACACCAAGATGATGAAACTTTTGGCTGTGGTGGCATGATTGCTTACAAAAGAGAACTTAATATACCTGTTGCTGTGGTGTTTATAACTGATGGTAAAGGCTCATCTGTGGATGAAGATGGGCAGAATCAGATAATTCAAACGCGACAACAAGAAGCGATCGCTGCATTAAAAATACTGGGTGTAGAAGTATCAAATATACATTTTTTGGCTAAACCAGATGGCAAGTTACCGGAACTACATGATGAAGAACATCAGCAGACTATTCACGAAATAACAGAATTAGTCAATCATTATCAACCCGGTGAAATATATGTACCTCATCAGAAAGATTGTCATAGGGATCATGAAGCGACTTATACCTTAGTAAGAACAGCCATTCAACAAGCCTATATTAATGTAGAAATATTTCAATACCCTGTCTGGTTATTCTGGAGAGCGCCAATATTTATTTTGCTCAAATTAAAAGATATAGCCTCCGCTTATAAATTTTCTATTACTTCAGTACAAGATAAGAAAAAAAGAGCGATCGCCTCATATGCCTCCCAGATTAACAGCCTACCTAGAGGCTTTATCAGCCAATTTTTGGACTCTCACGAAATTTACTTTAAAAGCTAA
- a CDS encoding glycosyltransferase family 4 protein, producing MKVLHITNHVQEIGNGIVNVAVDSACLQAKSGHQVAVASAGGEYEPLLASYGVRHFHLDQSRQPLNLMKALWRLREIIQKFQPDIVHAHMMTGVVLAGVLKSSYGYNLVSTVHNEFQRSAVLMGLADRVIAVSHAVADSMVRRGIPKHKLRVVANGTLGSPRHRPLQDYQPISLQGSAITTVAGMYSRKGIAELITAFSKIAQDFPQAHLYLVGNGPDRSTFEAMARNTPFNERIHFEGFKPEPQRYMLATDIFVLPSHCESFGLVLTEAREAGCAIIASDVDGIPETLDNGQAGLLVPPKDSDTLAKALKQLLTDPIQLYRWKHRAQQNLERFSAARVNEETLAVYRELVGGQWSVVSGQLPVVIFSSVNSQQSIVHSQQSTVNSP from the coding sequence ATGAAAGTCTTACACATCACTAATCATGTACAAGAAATTGGTAACGGAATAGTTAATGTTGCCGTAGACTCAGCCTGCTTACAAGCAAAAAGCGGGCATCAAGTGGCTGTAGCCTCTGCTGGAGGAGAATACGAACCATTATTAGCTTCTTATGGTGTTAGGCACTTTCATTTAGATCAGTCTAGACAACCCCTAAACCTGATGAAAGCGCTGTGGCGTTTGCGAGAAATTATTCAAAAATTCCAGCCGGATATAGTTCACGCACATATGATGACAGGAGTTGTCCTAGCGGGTGTTTTAAAATCTAGCTATGGTTACAACCTAGTATCTACAGTACACAATGAGTTTCAGCGTAGTGCTGTTCTTATGGGATTAGCAGACCGGGTAATTGCAGTTAGTCATGCAGTAGCCGATTCAATGGTACGCCGTGGTATACCCAAACATAAACTACGGGTAGTAGCTAACGGTACATTGGGGAGTCCTCGCCATCGTCCACTGCAAGATTATCAACCAATATCTTTACAAGGTTCCGCAATTACCACCGTTGCAGGGATGTATTCCCGCAAAGGAATTGCTGAGTTAATTACAGCTTTCAGCAAAATTGCTCAAGACTTTCCTCAAGCACACCTATATTTAGTGGGGAATGGGCCAGATCGGTCAACTTTTGAGGCGATGGCGCGAAATACACCTTTTAATGAGCGTATTCACTTTGAAGGTTTCAAGCCAGAACCGCAACGCTATATGCTGGCTACTGATATTTTTGTTCTCCCTTCTCACTGCGAATCCTTTGGTTTGGTACTAACAGAAGCAAGAGAAGCAGGCTGTGCCATTATTGCCAGTGATGTAGACGGCATTCCAGAAACTTTAGATAATGGGCAAGCTGGGCTATTAGTCCCACCGAAAGATAGTGATACCTTGGCAAAAGCTTTAAAACAACTACTTACAGACCCCATACAACTATATAGATGGAAGCACCGCGCTCAACAAAACCTAGAAAGATTTAGTGCTGCTAGAGTTAACGAGGAAACATTAGCGGTTTATCGGGAATTAGTCGGTGGTCAGTGGTCAGTAGTTAGTGGTCAGTTGCCAGTTGTGATTTTCTCCTCAGTCAACAGTCAACAGTCCATAGTCCATAGTCAACAGTCAACAGTCAACAGTCCATAG